In Glycine max cultivar Williams 82 chromosome 10, Glycine_max_v4.0, whole genome shotgun sequence, the DNA window TTGTTCGTGTGAGAATTCGGCTTTTTTGGTTCGACACCTTTAGCATTTCTCAATTGGAAACAATATTTGAAGTTCCAACACTTCTTCAATGCAAAActatgtgtttatttttttcttcttgttttttgcGTTTCACcctccttaaaaaaaattatgcttctGTGATCAATTCATTTGTCAtcctttattgttatttattgaaTATGGGCTGTTTATGGTGGTCTTTATATGCTGAAAACTTCTTTCATAagttgtttatatatttatttttctatatttcatttaattttcattttttattattaatcaaaCTACAATACTTCTTTTTGCCTCGTGTTGTTTTATTTCTATTACATTTCTTATTTGTGTCACACTATAGACAATACACACATGTCAAATAGATGATTCCTTTAAGGACTAGATCTAAGTCTTAGATTTTTCATCAAATTGAAGTGCCAATACATCACCATCAACACTCATGGATGATAGTATTATAATGACAAAAACAATTAGCTTACTCTAACACTTCTTGACCCTTTTTTTCACATCAAATATGTAACCATTAGTCTATCATTTTATTTCTAGCCAATTATCATCActgttaaatattattattatcattattatcacactattatcaatattattattattattattataaccaTAAATTACTTACAATTATGATCCGCATTGTATAATACAACAGAACGTATTGTATAATACAAAaagtattataataaaaattcctaTATTTTATTCAATGCTTATGCATATTAAAcacaatataacaaaaaaaatatttgtgccaaaccattaaaaaataaaaaaaacattatgacTTAATATGTGTTTTAGTTGGAACCAATGAAATgtcaatttaacatatttttttcttctatgttCTTATAGTGGAAAGTGAAAAACTTTTGTTCAATGTCATAAAAACAGATTTTCAAACACATTCAATTAGATAATTTTAatgactttttaaataatttctaatgacttgattattttttgtagTCATTTAAATTTaggtcaaatttattttttatcctcaaaatttaaaagtaattttttttagttcttaagttgtgttctttttttagttcataacaAGAATCAAAAGTGGGTTATTTTCATATTAGAGAACCAAacttatattatcttttaatgcatttatagtttatatatgATAACTTTAACTTATGCTTAAATaagtttaacttattttattatctattaagatgaaataatatttatgtcTTACTGTCCACATCAAAAAGAGATGTCTTATTGAATTTTGACAACATCAGATTTCTTGTTATTTGTACCCAAAAAAGctataagtattttattttttaaaggataaatCTTTGATTTCTCAGCAGCATATCCAGTGCATAAAAAgatgtaattaaaatttgacatCCACGGCACAGGtaatttacacagttcaaccaAACAAACGGAACGGtgcaattcaattttttttaaaagacgtTACATTCATTCAACAAATTTGTAATGTTTCTACGCGGAAAGCACGCAGGGCACAAGGTAATAAGTCCAAAattcgaaagaaaaaaaaatctgaaactGAAACACAGCGAggaattgaaataaatattgaataGATAAACGAAAGAAAGTAGTAGAAGTAAAAGTGAAGCTGAAATGGGTAGGTCTaagaaaatacattaattaaagCTGAAATAAGGGatgaaaaagaataacaaaGGTCTTCGTGTGGGACCCACCTTCAAATCTGTGACAGAGACAGCAGTTTCATTACTCTGCTCCTCCTCTTCCTTTGTGCATTTTGCTTATTTAAACTAACTCctcctctttcttcttcttcttcttcttctctctctcgcAAGAGctacaaacaaaatataataatagtatttttttttcttctcttcctgCTTAggactttaattaattatataatatgtatatagtCTAAAGTTGGAAGCTTTGTATTCTTGTGTATGATGGTTGTGTTGTGTGAGTTCTCAAGGGAAGCAAAGTCCTCTCTTTCACACCTTTCAGTCTCAAAACCGTGGGAAGAAGAATCTAGGGTTTAACAGCACCACCCCGAGTCCATCAAGGTCTGTGCTTTGatgcttttttcttcttctttttcactgGGAAATTCggtcgttttttttttctgaaggaGGTTTTGCTGCAACTTGTGAGGCACCCTCAGTTTGTTCTGATTCCAAGGTTGTTCCTTGTTTCCAAAAAACATGCCTTTTTTTCTTcatgatttaaaattttgagactTTAACCTGAAATCCTGTTTTTATGGCTCCTTGTCTGGTGAAAAAATGGGATTTTTTTCATCTGGGTCGTTTTATCTGCCACATAAGGCTGAATGTCTCATATGTTTGTGGATAAGTGGGGTGGTTTGTTAGTATTCTGGTGTTCCTTGGtttggtttcttttttcttcccttttttttataaattttttagaggCTAACATGGAGGAGGTTGAGCAAGCTAATAGAGTAGCTGTTGAAAGCTGCCATAGGGTTCTGAGTTTGTTGTCTCAACCAAGGGATCAGGTTCAGCATAGGAATTTAATGGTGGAAACCGGTGAAACTGTGGTGAGGTTCAAGAAGGTTGTTTCCATGCTTCACAATGGTTTGGGTCATGCAAGAGTGAGGAAACTTAAAAACCCTCAAATCCCCTCTTCCCACCAAAGCATCTTCTTAGACAACCCCAATTGCAAAACCTtaaccaacaacagcaacaacaaccatCACTCCAAAAAAAATCTATACTTTCCCCAAACCAGCTACCCTGACAATTCAGTTCAGGAACATGGTTCAACCATTAagaattctctctctcttggaCAACCCTCTTTGGAATTGAGCTCCAATGGGAAAAGTCCTCTTCACCTCACACAGCAGGGTTCATCAAATCACTATCACTTCTTTcagcagcagcaacagcaaAGGTTgttgcagcagcagcagcaacaacaacaaatgaagCATCAAGCTGAAATGTTGTTCCGAAGGAACAATAGTGGCATAAACCTGAATTTTGACAGCACTAGCTGCACACCAACAATGTCATCCACtaagtcttttatttcttccttGAGCATAGATGGAAGTGTGGCTAACTTGGATGGAAGTGCCTTCCATTTAATAGGAGCTCCACACTCTTCTGATCAGAATTCGCAACAGCCTAAGAGAAAATGTTCTGCCAGAGGCGATGAGGGAAGCTTGAAATGTGGGAGCAGTGCTAGATGTCATTGCTCTAAGAAGAGGTAAATTTGCATTAATTTCTGTTACTTAAAAGGTTTTTATTAGTCCTTCTAATGTGTCACTAATAATTCTGTGTGTTCTCCACAGGAAACATAGAGTGAAGAGGGCAATTAAGGTGCCTGCTATCAGCAACAAACTTGCAGATATCCCTCCTGATGATTATTCGTGGAGGAAGTATGGACAGAAGCCAATCAAGGGCTCTCCTCACCCTAGGTATGTTCTAGCTCTACTTTCATAGATTTGATTGATGCAAGGGACACCACATGATTATAATTGTGCTATATTGACTTTGTAAAGCTTCTGtactattttgttatttctgaCTATTATGCTGTTTGGTGTGCATTTATGATTCTATCTTTCTTCTTATAACATTGAACTTAAGTGCACACAAGGAAGGTATACTAATACTAGAGCCTGTAGagcatttttattttggtattcTTTAATTTTGGGCGTGTGAATATTTCACTACTATTTCGATCGGATTCCTCTGTCTGTAAGTAATTTGTTCTTACTTGTATTCTGGTTGACGAGAACATCATAGACTTGGGATGATTGAAATTGTCCTTGAATTTTCATATGTGATGTCTGCAACTATCTTAATTCTCAACATTTTCTAGTACAAATCTTGCATCCACAGTTCTAAGTAGTACCTTGATATAGATTAACTACAAAACTTTTTTCATTCATGGCTCTTCTATTATGTGTCTTGAAAACATGTTTGAGAAGTTATTCTTGCATTTGGTAGTCTTGGCATAAACACCTTCCTATAGATAACTGTAAGGTTCATGCTCAACTATTTGCACCATATTGTTAATCAGGTGAAAGGTGAAGGTAAACCGCATGTTTTGTGTTTGAGGAAAGTAATcttatttccttctttttattttcagggGATATTACAAGTGCAGCAGCATGAGAGGGTGTCCTGCAAGGAAGCATGTTGAGAGGTGCTTGGAAGAGCCTACCATGCTAATTGTCACCTATGAAGGTGAACATAACCACCCCAAGTTACCAACACAATCTGCAAATGCATGAAACTATGTGGAGAGCTTAACCAGATCAAGCCAATCATTCAATTCGTCAAATCCTCTATGTGATTGGCTTGAGATGCTGCTGTACATATTTTTAGTGATGCAAACAAGCAGGGATGGATAATATTGTTGGCGCAGATTTTGTCTTTTGGATAGTTTGGCTATCCAGCCGTTTTATttagagggtgaggatgaggatcACTGATTAAATGAACAAAGTCTGTAAAATTAGCTAGTTTCAATTCCTAAGAACTATTTAATCTTTCTTAAGCCTGTTATAAACATCTCAAGGTTTTctaaatgaatgaaaatgcCTTTGAAAAATGGTAACATTCTTCTTAAAATTTGAGTTTATCCTCACATTTACTTACTATTTTGGTTGAGATTTTCAaaacacatttttcattttaaggaCTCGGCATCTCAAACATGAAGTTTTCATGTTTGCAGGTTTGAATATTTATGGATGAAGTTTGCAGGATTGAATATTTATGGATGGTTCCATAATGAGTGCCTCAATAGCAATTATTAGGATAAGGTGATAAGTGATATACTTTTGTATGTTACAACAGCCTGGGCCAATTCAAGGAAAAAACATGGTATGGCACCTGCTAGTGATAATGGATGGCAACAAAGTTTGGTAACTACCGATATTCCTTTTCATCTACTACTTCGTAGGTTGAAGCTGTTTTAGGACCATCAAGTCCCTCGATGGAACATGGATGTCGTGTAATAATTTCAAAGTTGGACTTTTTTTTAACAGGGTGAAATGAATGGCACACCCTCTCCTTGATTTGCACTATCTACATGCAAAGTTTCATTCGGTTTGTTACTTCTCCTAATAGAAAGTGTATCTTGGCTTATGGAAGTTTCTCAGCAGAGCATGTGAGTTGTGAGGGGGGACCAATATGGGCATTCATGCTCGATCATTGTTTTCTCGGGTCCAATACCAACTGTGTTATCAACGTTATTAGAGAATAAATTCCATCTTTTGCCTTCAGTGCCCATGAACCATTGGcattttataatcaattactgcttccaatattataaaaacaaaaattaagggaCGGGGAAAATATACTTGGATTATTGGCTACATTTTAGTATTAAGTGATTAGGATCAAGTATCAAATAGTTTAGTCTCTTGTAAATGATCTATAATTGGAAAAGGGGTGTTACTAAACATTCTAGACATATATACTAAAAACTTCAGTTATTGTGTAAAAGACTCAATCGTGATAATTATAACAAGTACAACTTtgtgttatttttcaattattagaATTGAAATTTCATCTTAGTAACTTATGTGATCACCATTGAGTGTGAGATTTAGTTTTtggaattattttaatttaacttgtAATATTGAATTCAAATTTGAGTAGActgttacattaaatatttggaGAGATAATTAGGATTTGACTCATAAAATTGtctgtatattaaaaaaaggttgaatttttttatgtaaacctTAATTTGCTCGTATTATGAATAGAACTCTATTTTTGATTGGAAAatcaaaagtaattaataaattacatttaagcTTTTGTCTTGTAACAACAGTTAAACTAATCTTCAACTAGAACACGCGTGGTGCAAGGTCTCAGCTGACCTGCTCAACTCAAGAAAAATGGAGGCCGTATAATATGGTTCAATTCTAATCTAACATATGAATGGTGGTAGACTTTTTGTTTCAACAGATTGATGATGATTTCCTCAAAGTTTCTAGTCTTTGAATTTGATAGAAATAGAACAAGTAATATGTGTAATGTGTCAACTATCATTGGTAGTGGTAGACTAAACGAGAATACTCAATCGGTCAAATCAGGAACCACCACGCAATACTCGCATTAAGGCTTTCATTACACGATGACGCAAAGAGAAAACCGATTGGTATAATTTATTGCCAACTTTGCTTTCTTGATCTTTCAGTGCACATAAagacatttttagttttttaacccTCACTTCTCCAAAATAtcttaaatagtttttttttttgtacatgaaatatattaaatagttttgcttaaaaaaatgctttctattttaaaactttgtataaaaatattgaaaacaaaaattaatgagaaaaaaaatcattatttcctatataattttttttctcaaatcaacCAGAAAGCTCGACTTTATTGCGTTTCCATTTCAGTGAATTGGGTTGAGTCCATTGGGCTGAAGCTTGAGTCTTCTTCTTATATTCACATCAAGTCTTTCTATCCATTTCCCATTAAAGTTTGCTCTCAAGCCTTGAGCGAACATTAGTCCATGACTACTTgaatactattattattattattatgtattattattatcttaaaaatcaagTCCTTATATATCTATGAGAAAATATGTCATATATTGATAGTGTAAATTATGTTTAGAGGAATGCTAATGACATTCTCTCTGACGCTCTCTTTCTAAGActctttttataattagttaaaattgattgaaaattattatttttgaaaggaTTTGCTTATCATTTAATGATTATcttctaatttatattaaatgagaagcaaaatctatcaaaattgatgatttttaataaattttaaccagtCATATAAAAAATCTTTGAGGGAGAGTTTCACAGAGAGTACAACTagtatttctcttattttatattattacctgatcataaattatcaagtatttttaattgattgacaatgtaaaaaaaattacacaaaaaatGATACATAACCATTAAAAGCATAATTAACCATAATAATGACACATAAAAGTAGTGATTGAAACAAATAATGTAGAACTTAAAAAATTCTTactattttgtcaaaattaaaacaaccaATTGTAAGCATAAATGTGACCTTGGAAACTTTTTAAAAGTATGGTGTTTCTATACTTGCTCAAAACATGACTTCCAATGCTAAAAGTGACTTGGATGTCATCTTGATAATTAGAATACTTGATATATTTACTAAGAGCATCTTTAATGGGTTCTTGAACTCAAGAAAATTTGACCATCATATTTACCACTATTCTTACTCAAGAGTTCTCCATCAAGAGTTCTCCATGTTAGAGGTTGGGTTCTAGGATAAGAACTCTCaagaacttattttttttcaaaaaaatattttttttcctgtgcAAGTAATATCCAAAAGCCCAAATTGAGTTCTACCACTAGAGCAAAAAATAACAAAGGTTGTTGCATCTTATGTGGCATCATGAGACTCACAAAAAATGATCTAAGAACCCAAAATGGATTCTTCCACTAAAAATGCTACAATCATTCTTCCTAAATCATTAAATCTATAAGTACattatacataaattttattttgcagtatatgtcattttttatttttaacccaCTGTAAATCAATCCACGTtagattaatcatttttttaaaattggacCAACTTGGGCCaaaataattttggatttgAATTTATTAATGGCAGTTGCTATAATTGCTAAGTGcactccctttttctttttttttttttctccaatacTCCCTTTTCTAGCAGAAGTGGCAAATGAGTTAGTGTTTGGAAATTGGTTTTGTGCACTCCctaaaatcaaaacaatcaacaaTGTGGTCATTGTTGTTCCCCCTATCATGCTACTCATTTTGTGCTTTGTCACCAGTTACGTGCAACACATGCTCATTTTTGAAGTCACATTCAACGTTGTCTACATCCTCTACCTCAAGTTTTATTTGTGGTGGGGGCAAGGAGTGGTTTTCATGATGAGAGTGACAAATCTAGTGAGAAATGCAGTGAAGAAAATAATGATGATTGTGCAACTCACAATGATGCACCTTAAATCCAtgtacttcttttttttctattcgtCGGATCCTAGTAGCCAACTTTGTTGAGTCTCGTCCAAGGGACATGGCAACACAACCTTGTCCAATTGTTGCATGTTTTGGCTTTGCTCCTTCTCCATCGTTTTGTTATCCAATAGATCATTTCTACCATACATActcattttctctcaaacaaTAATGCCACAGACACCACACCACACCACACCACATTCTCTTTCAATAATCGAGTGTTTGCTAAGTATTAGTAGGAGTGTATTGTGTTGGTGTCTTGTTGTTTctttcatttcatattttttactaTACTTGTATTGCTTtttagcaagatgttttgtgTTGGGAGAGGAGGTAGGGTTTGGCATTGGTTATGTGAACAAAATGTTTTTGCTTTCCCTCCCTCGTAACTTATGCATTTCGTTACCCTAATAATACTCACATAAATTAATTtccaaaaaagttaaatataatttttgaaacCGTTACTCATTTTCCATTTCAGCCAAAAAAAGGATATCATTCGAGATTGTTTTTAAGGTAGGGAGGCTTTTTAGGTCTCTGCTAGGGTTTTATTTCACATTAGACTAAACTTATAGGTCAAGTGTAACCTAATTAGGATGTAGTAACTGAACTATTGTTCAAGTCATCTTCCGGAGGAATAAATGAGGGATTTCATGgaattatttaactaaaaacttggtttttatatttttgttttgtgattgtcacaaaataaataagataaactaaattacaataaaaattaaataattaagtaaagataaaaatactagACATGGATGGTGACATCGatcttgatgaatgaatgtCTAGGTTTTGACTTCAAATTCACTCAATCCACTGTAACTTCACAATTATTTACCCATTTCTCTTGCTCATCCCTAATTCACTAATGTATTTTACCTGAGCTCCCGCTCTCGCATGGTTGCAGATTCTGAACTACTTGCCTGATACTCAATCCCTTTGACATATCAACACAAGCAAGTAGTTGATGGCAAACATTTAATGTTGCATTAAATGCTTTAAATGGTCAACAGACACAAAAAGAATACTGTTTAGAAACAACAATTACTTCATCAACCTGTGTACAAATATTAAGAGTTTTTAAGTGCTTAAGTTTCCAACTCTGAACAAGACCATTTCTCAAGCTTTCAAATTCTCTACACCTTTTTTCAGGTTGTAAAAAGCTTTCAAAATACCTTGAATAtcttaagagaaaaaaacagTGAGTTAAACTTTTATATCCATATATAAGACAATAAACTTAGTCTATGTGCATCTTAAACCTCAAACAAATTTGTTGATTTGTGTAGAGTCAAAAGTGGCTTGGTATGAAACAATACTTGAGTTTGTAGTTTAGAGAAGCTAGTGTAAACATTACTCAGGAAAAACCAAAAGTGGCCAAGtgtaaacaataatattttttttatttaaagatagtGAAAACTTGATGGGTTGTCAAGAGTTAAACTCAATCTTAGTGGTAGAGACAAACTAATATAAACTCTTATgtttatgctttcttttcttcacATGTTCATTTGACCTTGGGTTATGATTTCTTCTtatgaaaaatgtgttttaatATTTGCCTTCAAATTTTTTGTCTAATATCTttcattcaaattttctttttgaaatcatTAGACGTAATAACATTCTTGCGAAAAagtttgtgaattttttaaaatcctaattcAATCATTTTTCTTGTGATTTTTTCCTTTACAGAGATCATCAAAGTTGTTGTCTGGATTTGTGTACCGGAATTTACGCTTGAGctttataataatcattttctttgGCGAGATTTATCGGAAACATGTATGATTAACCTTTGGTAAGGGAGAAAAGGTAAACCTTTATGGAGGGCGAGGTTTATGGCACAAAGGATTGATGTGGCATCACAACTAATGGAACAATTTGAAGACTAGGGAAATAAGGAGAACCATTTCATTAGTAATGAGGAAAATGAGTCCAACTTTGGAGCATAGATGTTAGTCAGATGATTATTTCacaataaaaaatttccaaaTATTTGGGAAAATGCCTTTATGGCTAATGATCAAATTTCAAAGAACTGGAAGGGAGTAATGTTAGGTTCAAAATTTGAAGTATTGTCTTAACTAAAAGTGACTATTGTAATCAAGTCTGACCTTGTGGGTTGTTCGGAGGGGCGACCGCACCGAACCCAAGAATAAAGGggtgcaaaaaaaattattataagaagaaaaacaattttaaattgtttgggAAATcatatgtctatttttttaatggaatatATGTTTAGATTTTAGGTTTACATATAATTTTGGCCTACCTATTTTGcttaatatgtaattttggtcttttcattttaaaataaagacat includes these proteins:
- the LOC100792310 gene encoding probable WRKY transcription factor 21 yields the protein MSHMFVDKWGGLLVFWCSLVWFLFSSLFFINFLEANMEEVEQANRVAVESCHRVLSLLSQPRDQVQHRNLMVETGETVVRFKKVVSMLHNGLGHARVRKLKNPQIPSSHQSIFLDNPNCKTLTNNSNNNHHSKKNLYFPQTSYPDNSVQEHGSTIKNSLSLGQPSLELSSNGKSPLHLTQQGSSNHYHFFQQQQQQRLLQQQQQQQQMKHQAEMLFRRNNSGINLNFDSTSCTPTMSSTKSFISSLSIDGSVANLDGSAFHLIGAPHSSDQNSQQPKRKCSARGDEGSLKCGSSARCHCSKKRKHRVKRAIKVPAISNKLADIPPDDYSWRKYGQKPIKGSPHPRGYYKCSSMRGCPARKHVERCLEEPTMLIVTYEGEHNHPKLPTQSANA